In the Jatrophihabitans endophyticus genome, one interval contains:
- a CDS encoding beta strand repeat-containing protein, which translates to MSAVRRALALTATAGLLTAGAVVATPAHAAPVSEWAALSAAFADGGTVQLGADITRNDGSHLAVGSGKQVTLDLNGHTLAISGVSDSSAAVSVPADRGTSLTVTSTGASGQLTVTGGALAAGIGGGESTSGGVVTISGAVAVDATGGAGGAGIGSGCSFAATPRMTGGSLTVVNGSVTAHGGDDAAGIGGGQSSSGAAVSLMHGTITATGGLAGAGIGAGATPDAADGIDGGALTVAGGAARATGGDYGAGVGGGHAGAGAKVTVSGGSLTASGGGGAAGVGTGSYGAAGGSLDVTTRGSVVAAGGGSGAAAVGGGRAGAGVDVRVAVGSTVTTSGGVAFGGDTGATDWGSLRNDGIITTTPGDVLTVPTGVTVTNSGFIDNRGSITGAGTVVNTGTIVGSGTVANNGQGDTGTTVTQHSHLLTFDNNGTTGTRRPDRPIFAATVGDTNRSLIAPPAQNGYTFTGWYTSATAGTKVTESTDLQNLVGAGPQTVTLYAHYEIAQSIAFTSSAPSPAAVGSTYTVAATGGASGQPVIFSAGSGTTNSACTVSGTTVTFAHPGTCVIAADQTGAGFYRPATTTTQTITVGQGTQPISFTSTPPSDAKVGGATYTVAATGGGSSAPVVFSVDPATTRGACTLAGSTVTPVHAGTCVIAADQGGDDDYARAPTATQSFEVGRGAQTITLTNALQYPPVVGTTYTPAGTAGSGAPVTFGVDDGTACSIEDGVVRFEHFGMCVVTADQAGTADYGPASQVRQAFTVVTIGSSVTVTADPAETVYGQPVRATATVILAAGGATGTLKWLVDNDQFGADVPVTVTSTGRSFTLDVPRLAAGSHLVRAAFIPDDTTRYAVSSGGASLFVRPAATTTRVAITSSALSAAVTAVAPGSGTPGGSVTFSVGGTSVGTAPIVAGTARLAHRVPTGKASQVSAVYAGDVDFAGSSDSTSRSDPKITATVTGRPARTKHGWYRGTVRIAFTCTTNSAPLARPCPSPLVFTGDGAARTVTRTIVAKDGGTATVVVGVDIDHTAPSVGIGGARNRGVYRGTAPSVRCVGSDALSGITSCRLSTWSSAIAAGRTVHYRATATDRAGNTRTASGSYTVLTRYLDGATYDHGRFEVKAGRVYTLVVTSSGARPVYYDATVAPGRPRVRDHALRRGGHHRWTLGVLMQPGLRSHRHWNIGVRIGSTLRVLELRITNAR; encoded by the coding sequence ATGTCTGCTGTTCGTCGTGCCCTCGCCCTGACGGCGACCGCCGGTCTGCTCACCGCGGGCGCCGTGGTCGCCACGCCGGCCCACGCCGCACCGGTCTCGGAGTGGGCGGCTCTGTCCGCGGCTTTCGCCGACGGCGGCACCGTCCAGCTCGGCGCCGACATCACCAGGAACGACGGCTCCCATCTCGCGGTGGGGTCCGGAAAGCAGGTAACCCTCGATCTGAACGGTCACACGCTCGCCATCTCCGGTGTGTCCGACTCGTCCGCGGCGGTCTCGGTGCCCGCCGACCGCGGCACCTCGCTGACCGTGACCAGCACCGGCGCTTCCGGGCAGCTGACCGTCACCGGCGGCGCGCTCGCCGCCGGCATCGGCGGGGGCGAGTCCACGAGCGGCGGCGTGGTCACGATCAGCGGCGCGGTGGCCGTCGACGCCACCGGCGGCGCCGGCGGCGCCGGCATCGGCAGCGGCTGCTCGTTCGCGGCGACCCCGCGCATGACGGGCGGTTCGCTCACCGTGGTGAACGGCTCGGTCACCGCCCACGGCGGGGACGACGCCGCCGGCATCGGCGGTGGGCAGTCCAGCTCCGGCGCCGCCGTGTCGCTGATGCACGGGACCATCACCGCGACCGGTGGCTTGGCCGGCGCCGGAATCGGGGCGGGCGCCACCCCTGACGCGGCCGACGGTATCGACGGCGGAGCGCTGACCGTCGCCGGCGGCGCCGCCAGAGCCACCGGCGGCGACTACGGCGCAGGCGTGGGAGGCGGTCACGCAGGTGCGGGCGCGAAGGTGACCGTCTCCGGCGGCTCGCTGACCGCGAGCGGCGGGGGCGGCGCCGCCGGGGTCGGCACAGGATCCTACGGAGCGGCCGGCGGTTCCCTCGACGTCACGACGCGCGGCTCGGTCGTGGCCGCCGGCGGCGGGAGCGGCGCCGCCGCGGTGGGCGGCGGGCGCGCCGGCGCGGGTGTCGACGTCCGCGTCGCAGTGGGCTCGACGGTCACCACGTCCGGTGGCGTGGCCTTCGGCGGTGACACCGGCGCGACCGACTGGGGGTCGCTGCGAAATGACGGCATCATCACGACGACGCCCGGGGACGTCCTCACGGTCCCCACCGGCGTCACGGTGACGAACTCCGGGTTCATCGACAACCGCGGGTCGATCACCGGCGCCGGAACCGTCGTCAACACCGGCACGATCGTCGGCAGCGGCACGGTGGCGAACAACGGACAGGGCGACACCGGCACCACCGTCACGCAGCACAGCCACCTGCTGACCTTCGACAACAACGGCACGACAGGGACGCGACGACCCGACCGGCCGATCTTCGCCGCCACCGTCGGCGATACGAACAGGTCGCTGATCGCGCCGCCGGCCCAGAACGGTTACACGTTCACCGGCTGGTACACCTCGGCGACGGCCGGGACGAAGGTCACCGAGTCGACGGACCTGCAGAATCTGGTCGGGGCCGGCCCCCAGACCGTCACGCTCTACGCGCACTACGAGATCGCGCAGTCGATCGCGTTCACGTCGAGCGCGCCGTCACCGGCGGCGGTCGGCTCGACCTACACCGTCGCCGCGACGGGTGGCGCGTCGGGCCAGCCAGTCATTTTCTCCGCCGGGAGCGGGACGACCAACTCGGCCTGCACCGTCTCGGGAACGACCGTGACGTTCGCGCATCCCGGCACCTGCGTGATCGCCGCAGACCAGACCGGCGCCGGCTTCTACCGGCCGGCCACGACCACCACGCAGACGATCACCGTCGGCCAGGGCACCCAGCCGATCTCCTTCACCTCGACCCCGCCCTCGGACGCGAAGGTCGGCGGTGCGACGTACACGGTCGCGGCCACCGGCGGCGGGTCGAGCGCGCCGGTGGTGTTCTCCGTCGACCCGGCGACCACCAGGGGCGCCTGCACACTGGCGGGCTCGACGGTGACCCCCGTGCACGCGGGCACCTGCGTCATCGCCGCCGACCAGGGCGGCGACGACGACTACGCGAGAGCCCCGACCGCGACGCAGAGCTTCGAGGTCGGCCGGGGTGCCCAGACGATCACGCTGACCAACGCGCTCCAGTACCCGCCCGTCGTGGGCACGACCTACACACCGGCCGGCACCGCCGGCTCCGGCGCGCCGGTCACGTTCGGCGTCGACGACGGCACCGCCTGCTCGATCGAGGACGGCGTGGTGCGCTTCGAGCACTTCGGGATGTGCGTCGTGACCGCCGACCAGGCCGGCACCGCGGACTACGGGCCCGCCTCGCAGGTCCGGCAGGCGTTCACCGTCGTGACGATCGGGTCGTCGGTGACCGTCACCGCCGATCCGGCCGAAACGGTCTACGGGCAGCCGGTCCGGGCTACCGCGACGGTGATCCTCGCCGCCGGTGGGGCCACAGGCACCCTCAAGTGGCTCGTCGACAACGACCAGTTCGGCGCTGACGTCCCGGTCACGGTGACGAGCACCGGACGTTCGTTCACGCTCGACGTCCCGCGCCTCGCCGCCGGCTCACATCTCGTCCGGGCGGCGTTCATCCCGGACGACACCACCCGGTACGCCGTGTCGTCCGGCGGGGCCAGCCTCTTCGTGCGCCCGGCCGCCACGACCACGCGGGTGGCGATCACCAGCAGCGCGTTGAGCGCCGCTGTCACGGCCGTCGCGCCGGGTTCCGGGACCCCGGGCGGCTCGGTCACGTTCTCGGTGGGCGGGACGTCCGTCGGCACCGCGCCGATCGTGGCCGGCACGGCCCGCCTCGCCCATCGCGTCCCGACCGGGAAGGCCAGTCAGGTCTCCGCGGTCTACGCGGGCGACGTCGACTTCGCCGGGTCGTCGGACTCGACCAGCCGTTCCGACCCGAAGATCACCGCCACGGTGACCGGGAGGCCGGCGCGCACGAAGCACGGCTGGTACCGCGGCACCGTCCGGATCGCGTTCACCTGCACCACGAACAGCGCACCGCTGGCTCGCCCGTGCCCGAGTCCGCTCGTATTCACCGGCGACGGCGCCGCGCGAACGGTGACCCGCACGATCGTCGCGAAGGACGGCGGGACGGCGACGGTGGTCGTCGGTGTGGACATCGACCACACGGCACCGTCCGTCGGGATCGGCGGAGCACGCAATCGCGGCGTCTACCGCGGCACCGCTCCGTCGGTGCGCTGCGTCGGCTCGGATGCGCTCTCCGGCATCACGTCCTGCCGGCTGTCGACGTGGTCGAGCGCAATCGCCGCCGGACGCACGGTGCACTACCGAGCCACCGCGACCGACAGGGCCGGCAACACCCGGACGGCGTCGGGCTCCTACACCGTCCTGACGCGCTACCTGGACGGCGCCACTTACGACCACGGCCGATTCGAGGTGAAGGCCGGCAGGGTGTACACGCTGGTGGTGACGTCGAGCGGCGCACGTCCGGTGTATTACGACGCGACCGTGGCACCCGGCCGACCGCGGGTGCGCGACCACGCGCTGCGCCGCGGCGGTCACCACCGGTGGACGCTCGGCGTGCTGATGCAGCCCGGGTTGCGCAGCCATCGCCACTGGAACATCGGTGTACGGATCGGCTCGACGCTGCGCGTCCTAGAGCTGCGGATCACGAACGCTCGCTGA
- the leuA gene encoding 2-isopropylmalate synthase, protein MSPAGSTVPRPQQPSGMPCHRYRPFPAVDLPDRQWPTRSITIAPRWLSTDLRDGNQALIDPMNNARKNAMFDLLVRMGYKEIEVGFPAASQTDFDFVRSLIEGDRIPDDVRISVLTQAREELIERTVRSLVGARNATVHMYNAAAPVFRKVVFGFEGDGRAQTRAVAVDGVQAIMKYADVHLPDTAFGLEYSPEIFMDTELDFSLEICEGVMDVWQPDHEREIVINLPCTVERSTPNVYADQIEWMSRHFSRREHVCLSVHTHNDRGTATADAELAVLAGAQRIEGCLFGNGERSGNVDLVTLGLNLYSQGIDPMIDFSDIDEIRRTAEYCNRIGVHERHPYAGDLVYTSFSGSHQDAIKKGFDDLARQAAETGRPVEELPWHIPYLPIDPKDVGRSYEAVIRVNSQSGKGGVAYIMKSDHRLDLPRRLQIEFSHVIQQHADGEGGEVGGALMWQIFSAEYLSGTGPVELIDTQSTTEGGTERLTARVRVNGVEHEIGGIGNGPVSAFCDALSDVDLGYGGLSVRVLDYAEHALTAGREAEAAAYLEIEIGSDEVLWGVGISESTTQASLRAVLSAVNRSAARRNG, encoded by the coding sequence ATGAGTCCCGCCGGATCCACCGTCCCCCGGCCGCAGCAGCCCTCGGGCATGCCGTGCCACCGTTACCGACCCTTCCCGGCCGTCGACCTGCCCGACCGGCAGTGGCCGACGCGCAGCATCACCATCGCCCCGCGCTGGCTGTCGACCGATCTGCGCGACGGCAACCAGGCGCTGATCGACCCGATGAACAACGCCCGCAAGAACGCGATGTTCGACCTGCTCGTGCGCATGGGCTACAAGGAGATCGAGGTCGGTTTCCCGGCCGCGAGCCAGACCGACTTCGACTTCGTCCGCAGCCTGATCGAGGGCGACCGCATCCCCGACGACGTCCGGATCTCGGTGCTGACGCAGGCGCGCGAGGAGCTCATCGAGCGCACCGTGCGCTCCCTCGTCGGCGCGCGCAACGCGACCGTGCACATGTACAACGCGGCCGCCCCCGTCTTCCGCAAGGTGGTCTTCGGCTTCGAGGGAGACGGCCGCGCGCAGACCCGCGCGGTCGCCGTCGACGGCGTGCAGGCGATCATGAAGTACGCGGACGTCCACCTGCCCGACACCGCGTTCGGCCTGGAGTACTCGCCCGAGATCTTCATGGACACCGAGCTCGACTTCTCGCTGGAGATCTGCGAGGGCGTCATGGACGTCTGGCAGCCCGACCACGAGCGCGAGATCGTCATCAACCTCCCCTGCACCGTCGAGCGTTCGACGCCGAACGTCTACGCCGACCAGATCGAGTGGATGAGCCGGCACTTCTCGCGCCGCGAGCACGTCTGCCTGTCCGTCCACACCCACAACGACCGGGGGACGGCGACCGCCGACGCCGAGCTCGCTGTGCTGGCCGGTGCGCAGCGCATCGAGGGGTGCCTGTTCGGCAACGGCGAGCGCAGCGGGAACGTCGATCTCGTGACGCTGGGGCTGAACCTCTACAGCCAGGGCATCGACCCGATGATCGACTTCAGCGACATCGACGAGATCCGCCGCACCGCCGAGTACTGCAATCGCATCGGCGTCCACGAGCGGCACCCCTACGCCGGCGACCTCGTCTACACCTCGTTCTCCGGCTCGCACCAGGACGCGATCAAGAAGGGCTTCGACGACCTCGCCCGACAGGCGGCCGAGACGGGCCGCCCGGTCGAGGAGCTGCCCTGGCACATTCCCTACCTGCCGATCGACCCGAAGGACGTCGGCCGGTCCTACGAGGCCGTGATCCGGGTGAACTCGCAGTCGGGCAAGGGCGGCGTCGCCTACATCATGAAGAGCGACCACAGGCTCGACCTGCCTCGCCGGCTGCAGATCGAGTTCAGCCACGTCATCCAGCAGCACGCCGACGGCGAGGGCGGCGAGGTCGGCGGCGCGCTCATGTGGCAGATCTTCTCGGCCGAGTACCTGAGCGGCACCGGACCGGTGGAGCTGATCGACACGCAGTCGACGACCGAGGGTGGCACCGAGCGGCTGACCGCCCGCGTCCGCGTCAACGGCGTCGAGCACGAGATCGGCGGGATCGGCAACGGCCCGGTGTCGGCGTTCTGCGACGCGCTGTCCGACGTCGACCTCGGCTACGGCGGGCTGTCGGTGCGGGTGCTCGACTACGCCGAGCACGCGCTCACCGCCGGCCGCGAGGCCGAGGCGGCCGCCTACCTCGAGATCGAGATCGGCAGCGACGAGGTGCTCTGGGGCGTCGGCATCAGCGAGTCGACGACCCAGGCGTCGCTGCGCGCCGTCCTCAGTGCGGTGAACCGCTCGGCGGCGCGGCGCAACGGCTGA
- a CDS encoding S8 family serine peptidase, which translates to MTRLRTLAAVGAVVAATLLAAPPAAAAPGPSGAPEYYFDDWNLYDLWDAGARGQGVTIAEIDTGVNADLAELRGRVVRGTDLGRRGDGRVDREVSAFGHGTAMASIMVARPGLLGITGIAPDARILPIAVPLNGTTDAAKPDRLADAIRYGADHDAKVISMSLGGKRSEGSDTESCPDEEQAAVFHALSKGAVVLASVGNSGPKRNAIEEPGVCLGVVSVGAVDAAGDVADFSSRQPYLTLVAPGVRIPSLGRVAATAYSGDGTSQATAVASAVAALVWSRHPTLTARAIVTRLLATLDTRGVRGHSEEYGYGRLDARRAVTADVPADAANPVYDSATPFVRRAAALDHPASVRPPVPVTGAPGSGRAEVGSVSRVDREVVLGAVAAAVGLVALLVLAVLGRRRRTRPAAAPAAGPRPWPAPSATDWSD; encoded by the coding sequence GTGACCCGGCTGCGCACGCTCGCCGCGGTCGGAGCCGTGGTCGCCGCGACCCTGCTGGCGGCACCGCCCGCGGCGGCCGCCCCCGGCCCGTCCGGCGCGCCGGAGTACTACTTCGACGACTGGAACCTCTACGACCTGTGGGACGCCGGCGCGCGCGGGCAGGGCGTCACGATCGCCGAGATCGACACCGGCGTGAACGCCGACCTCGCCGAGCTGCGCGGACGCGTGGTGCGCGGCACCGACCTCGGCCGGCGCGGCGACGGGCGCGTGGACCGGGAGGTCAGCGCGTTCGGCCACGGCACCGCGATGGCGTCGATCATGGTCGCGCGGCCCGGCCTGCTCGGCATTACCGGCATCGCGCCCGACGCGCGGATCCTGCCGATCGCCGTCCCCCTCAACGGGACGACCGACGCGGCCAAGCCCGACCGGCTGGCCGACGCGATCCGCTACGGCGCCGACCACGACGCCAAGGTCATCAGCATGTCGCTCGGTGGCAAGCGCAGCGAGGGCTCGGACACCGAGTCGTGCCCCGACGAGGAGCAGGCCGCGGTCTTCCACGCGCTGAGCAAGGGCGCCGTCGTCCTCGCGTCGGTGGGCAACAGCGGGCCGAAGCGCAACGCCATCGAGGAGCCCGGGGTCTGCCTCGGCGTGGTGTCGGTGGGTGCCGTCGACGCTGCCGGTGACGTCGCCGACTTCTCGTCGCGGCAGCCCTACCTGACGCTGGTGGCGCCGGGCGTGCGGATCCCGTCGCTCGGCCGGGTGGCCGCGACCGCGTATTCCGGGGACGGCACGAGCCAGGCGACGGCGGTGGCGTCGGCGGTGGCGGCGCTCGTGTGGTCGCGCCATCCGACGCTGACGGCCCGCGCGATCGTCACCCGGCTGCTCGCCACCCTGGACACCCGCGGGGTACGCGGGCACAGCGAGGAGTACGGCTACGGCCGACTGGACGCGCGGCGTGCCGTCACCGCCGACGTCCCCGCCGACGCGGCCAACCCGGTCTACGACTCGGCCACCCCGTTCGTGCGGCGCGCGGCGGCGCTCGACCATCCGGCGTCGGTCCGCCCGCCCGTGCCCGTGACCGGGGCGCCGGGCTCGGGGCGGGCCGAGGTGGGGTCGGTGTCGCGGGTGGACCGGGAGGTCGTCCTCGGTGCCGTCGCGGCCGCCGTCGGTCTCGTCGCCCTACTCGTCCTGGCGGTGCTCGGGAGGCGTCGTCGGACCCGGCCGGCGGCGGCGCCCGCCGCCGGCCCGCGGCCGTGGCCCGCCCCGAGCGCGACGGACTGGTCGGACTGA
- the recR gene encoding recombination mediator RecR: protein MYEGAVQDLIDELGRLPGIGPKSAQRIAFHLLATEPADVERFAGTLLRVKNEVKFCSVCGNVAQADVCRICSDPRRDPAVICVVEEPKDVVAIERTREFRGRYHVLGGAISPIDGVGPDDLRIRELLGRLRDGVVTELIIATDPNLEGEATATYLARMLAPMGLTVTRLASGLPVGGDLEYADEVTLGRAFSGRRRIE, encoded by the coding sequence GTGTACGAAGGCGCCGTCCAGGACCTCATCGACGAGCTCGGCCGCTTGCCGGGCATCGGTCCGAAGAGCGCGCAGCGCATTGCCTTCCACCTGCTGGCCACCGAGCCGGCGGACGTCGAACGATTCGCGGGGACGCTGCTGCGGGTCAAGAACGAGGTCAAGTTCTGCTCGGTCTGCGGCAACGTGGCGCAGGCCGACGTCTGCCGCATCTGCAGTGACCCGCGCCGTGACCCCGCGGTCATCTGCGTCGTGGAGGAGCCCAAGGACGTCGTCGCCATCGAGCGGACCCGCGAGTTCCGCGGGCGCTACCACGTGCTGGGCGGTGCGATCAGTCCCATCGACGGCGTCGGGCCGGACGACCTGCGCATCCGTGAGCTGCTGGGCCGGCTGCGTGACGGCGTCGTCACCGAGCTGATCATCGCCACCGACCCCAACCTCGAGGGCGAGGCGACGGCGACCTACCTCGCCCGCATGCTGGCGCCGATGGGACTCACGGTCACGCGGCTGGCCAGCGGACTGCCCGTCGGCGGTGACCTCGAGTACGCCGACGAGGTCACGCTGGGGCGGGCGTTCTCCGGTCGGCGCCGGATCGAGTGA
- a CDS encoding YbaB/EbfC family nucleoid-associated protein: MQQLMKQAQQMQEQLQSAQAELASASVTGTAGGGLVTATLTGAGELTALEIDPKAVDPEDVETLQDLVVAAVRDAHRAVGELAAEKMGPLTGGLGGGLGIPGL; this comes from the coding sequence ATGCAGCAGCTGATGAAGCAGGCGCAGCAGATGCAGGAGCAGCTGCAGTCCGCGCAGGCCGAGCTCGCGTCGGCGTCGGTCACCGGGACCGCCGGTGGCGGCCTGGTCACGGCCACGCTCACCGGCGCCGGCGAGCTGACCGCGCTCGAGATCGATCCGAAGGCCGTCGACCCCGAGGACGTCGAGACGCTGCAGGACCTCGTCGTCGCCGCGGTCCGCGACGCCCACCGAGCGGTGGGTGAGCTCGCGGCCGAGAAGATGGGTCCGCTCACCGGCGGCCTCGGCGGTGGCCTCGGCATCCCGGGCCTGTAG
- a CDS encoding N-acetylmuramoyl-L-alanine amidase has protein sequence MRRVSRPVVLLSATALCAVTACSSSDGTSASSPPAPTTAASTSRPPVATSSSASSSATTSATTSAPATTRPSTRTATAAPTTRTRAPAPPQPAPRGSVVVLNPGHNGGNASHTGYIDQQVPAGYGERKACDTTGTSTNAGYAEHAFTWDVSLRTRRILQAAGVTVVMTRPNDIGVGPCVNERAAVGNRTNVAAVVSIHADGAPASGHGFHVNQDSRRPDGASRRVAQESVALGRAVHKTLVAGSGLTPSNYIGDDGYYFRSDLAGLNLARRPTTFLELGNMRNADDAALLSSKSGRARIASAVAAGILAFLRQR, from the coding sequence ATGCGTCGCGTGTCCCGTCCGGTCGTGCTGCTGTCGGCGACCGCGCTGTGCGCCGTCACGGCGTGCAGCTCGTCCGACGGCACGTCGGCGAGCTCCCCACCCGCGCCGACCACGGCGGCGAGCACGTCCCGTCCCCCGGTGGCCACCTCGTCGTCGGCGAGCAGCTCGGCGACCACCTCGGCGACCACCTCGGCGCCGGCGACGACGCGCCCGAGCACCCGGACCGCCACCGCCGCTCCCACCACCCGCACCCGGGCGCCCGCGCCGCCGCAGCCGGCGCCGCGGGGCAGCGTCGTCGTCCTCAACCCGGGGCACAACGGCGGCAACGCCTCGCACACCGGTTACATCGACCAGCAGGTCCCGGCCGGGTACGGCGAGCGCAAGGCCTGCGACACCACGGGTACGAGCACCAACGCCGGGTACGCCGAGCACGCGTTCACGTGGGACGTCTCGCTGCGGACGCGGCGCATCCTGCAGGCCGCGGGGGTCACCGTCGTGATGACGCGCCCCAACGACATCGGCGTCGGACCGTGCGTGAACGAGCGGGCCGCCGTCGGCAACCGCACGAACGTCGCGGCCGTCGTGTCGATCCACGCCGACGGCGCGCCGGCCTCGGGGCACGGCTTCCACGTCAACCAGGACAGCCGCCGCCCGGACGGCGCCAGCCGGCGGGTCGCGCAGGAGTCGGTGGCGCTCGGCCGGGCCGTCCACAAGACGCTCGTGGCGGGCTCGGGGCTGACGCCGTCGAACTACATCGGCGACGACGGCTACTACTTCCGCAGCGACCTCGCCGGGCTCAACCTGGCCCGGCGGCCGACGACGTTCCTCGAGCTCGGCAACATGCGCAACGCCGACGACGCCGCGCTGCTGTCCTCGAAGTCCGGCCGGGCCCGCATCGCCAGCGCCGTCGCCGCCGGCATCCTCGCCTTCCTGCGGCAGCGTTGA
- a CDS encoding DNA polymerase III subunit gamma and tau produces the protein MYRKYRSSTFAEVIGQEHVTEPLRAALAAGRINHAYLFSGPRGCGKTSSARILARSLNCAQGPTPEPCGVCDSCRELAPNGPGSIDVIEIDAASHNGVEDARELRERAFFAPVRDRYKVYIVDEAHMVTTAAFNALLKLVEEPPDFLVFVFATTEPDKVLTTIRSRTHHYPFRLIPPAALRAHLEQITRAEGIGVEPAVLPLVVRAGGGSARDSLSILDQLLAGAGAEGVTYTRAVALLGVTDGALLDDMVDALAAGDAAAVYETVDRVVEAGHDPRRFSVDLLDRLRDLILLDAVPDAGERGLVDVPDDQLAHMSDQALRLGGAALTRFAEIVHTSLVETRGTTSPRLALELLCARMMLPDAASDSAALLQRLEALERRMTAGAAVPAGARQPAPQRLAAPVQPAERPDTPRTPPPAPEPSRDPDARRAHAQQPTASVRPEVEERPAATVEAAPSSPPSSSSSQPAADGSAATGADTGADADTGAAAGGAAAAPGALDSHALRQLWPEVLEVVKQTSRRTRALLDNAQIIDVQGEQLTLSAPTALAKMIAEDSNTAVLRDALVTVVGGSWRIGVDGAKPAAAAPSNPARSAPEPDPRDEDPGPDEPGRPVAADPETEAMRLLRSELGARRLDNPQ, from the coding sequence CTGTACCGCAAGTACCGCTCGTCGACCTTCGCCGAGGTGATCGGTCAGGAGCACGTCACCGAGCCGCTGCGCGCCGCGCTCGCGGCCGGCCGGATCAATCACGCCTACCTGTTCAGCGGTCCCCGCGGCTGCGGCAAGACCTCGAGCGCGCGCATCCTCGCCCGCAGCCTGAACTGCGCGCAGGGCCCCACGCCCGAACCCTGCGGGGTCTGCGACTCGTGCCGGGAACTCGCACCCAACGGGCCGGGGTCGATCGACGTCATCGAGATCGACGCGGCCAGCCACAACGGCGTCGAGGACGCCCGCGAGCTGCGTGAGCGCGCGTTCTTCGCGCCGGTGCGCGACCGCTACAAGGTCTACATCGTCGACGAGGCCCACATGGTCACGACGGCGGCGTTCAACGCCCTGCTCAAGCTCGTCGAGGAGCCACCGGACTTCCTCGTCTTCGTCTTCGCGACGACCGAGCCGGACAAGGTGCTCACGACGATCCGCTCGCGCACGCACCACTACCCGTTCCGGCTCATCCCGCCCGCGGCCCTGCGGGCCCACCTCGAGCAGATCACGCGGGCCGAGGGCATCGGCGTCGAGCCGGCCGTGCTGCCGCTCGTCGTCCGTGCCGGTGGCGGCTCGGCCCGCGACTCGCTGTCGATCCTCGACCAGCTGCTCGCGGGCGCCGGTGCCGAGGGCGTCACGTACACCCGGGCGGTCGCGCTGCTCGGCGTCACCGACGGCGCGCTGCTCGACGACATGGTCGACGCGCTGGCCGCGGGCGACGCGGCGGCGGTCTACGAGACCGTCGACCGCGTGGTCGAGGCGGGGCACGACCCGCGGCGGTTCTCCGTCGACCTGCTCGACCGGCTGCGCGACCTCATCCTGCTCGACGCGGTGCCCGACGCCGGCGAGCGCGGCCTCGTCGACGTTCCCGACGACCAGCTCGCGCACATGTCCGACCAGGCGCTGCGCCTCGGCGGCGCCGCGCTCACCCGCTTCGCCGAGATCGTCCACACGTCGCTCGTCGAGACGCGGGGGACGACCTCGCCCCGGCTCGCGCTGGAGCTGCTCTGCGCGCGGATGATGCTGCCCGACGCCGCGAGCGACTCGGCCGCCCTGCTGCAGCGCCTCGAGGCCCTGGAGCGCCGCATGACCGCCGGCGCGGCGGTCCCCGCAGGTGCCCGGCAGCCCGCACCGCAGCGGCTCGCGGCGCCGGTGCAGCCGGCCGAACGGCCCGACACGCCGCGTACGCCGCCCCCCGCGCCCGAGCCGTCCCGCGACCCGGACGCCCGCCGCGCGCACGCGCAGCAGCCCACCGCGTCGGTGCGCCCCGAGGTGGAGGAGCGTCCGGCGGCCACGGTCGAGGCCGCACCGTCGAGCCCGCCGTCGTCGTCGTCATCCCAGCCGGCCGCCGACGGCAGCGCCGCGACCGGCGCCGACACCGGCGCCGACGCCGACACCGGCGCCGCGGCCGGCGGGGCCGCTGCCGCCCCGGGAGCACTCGACTCGCACGCGCTGCGCCAGCTCTGGCCCGAAGTGCTCGAGGTCGTCAAGCAGACGAGCCGGCGCACCCGGGCCCTGCTCGACAACGCGCAGATCATCGACGTCCAGGGTGAGCAGCTGACGCTGTCGGCCCCGACGGCGCTCGCCAAGATGATCGCCGAGGACAGCAACACCGCGGTGTTGCGCGATGCGTTGGTCACGGTCGTGGGCGGCAGCTGGCGCATCGGCGTGGACGGCGCGAAGCCCGCGGCCGCCGCTCCGAGCAACCCGGCGCGCTCGGCCCCCGAGCCGGATCCGCGCGACGAGGACCCCGGCCCCGACGAACCCGGCCGCCCGGTGGCCGCCGATCCGGAGACCGAGGCGATGCGGCTGCTGCGCAGCGAACTCGGCGCGCGCCGCCTCGACAATCCTCAGTAG